CCGCGGCACGTCTCGACCTTGCGGCGAGGCTCGCGACCCGGTGCGATGCGCACCTGACCGCGCTCTATGCCTTCACCGACACGGTGTTCCCCGGCTATATCGAAGCCGAAATCCCGCAGGAGTTGCGCGAAAGCCGACGGCAGAGCCGCAAGGACCAGACGGACCGGATGGCGGCGGCCTTCGACGACGCCATGCGCCACCATGGTCTGACCGACCGGTCCGAATGGCTGGCGCAGGAAGGCGACCCGACCATCACCGCAGCGGTGCGAGGGCGTTATGCCGACCTGATCGTGGTGGGCCAGCCCGATCCGGACCGCGACCGCGACCAGCCCGTCGCCCAGCCGGCCGACCTTCTGTTCGAATGCGGCCGGCCGCTTCTGGTCGTGCCCTATGCCGGCCGCTTCGCCACCATCGGCGAACGGGTTCTGGTCGGCTGGAACGGCAGCCGCGAGGCGGCGCGCGCCGTCGGCGACGCCCTGCCCCTGCTGACCGCCGCCAAGCGCGTGGTGGTGATGGCCGCCAATCCGAAGCCCGGCCCGAACGGCCTGGGCGACGAGCCCTGCGCCGACATCGCCCGCCACCTGTCCCGCCACGGCTGCCGCGTGGAGGCCACCCATGTCGCCACCGACGTGGTGGAGCCCGGCGACACCCTGCTGAACATGGCCGCCGACGAAAGCTGCGACCTGCTGGTGATGGGCGCCTACGG
The Azospirillum sp. TSA2s DNA segment above includes these coding regions:
- a CDS encoding universal stress protein yields the protein MALKDFLVVVDDTPASAARLDLAARLATRCDAHLTALYAFTDTVFPGYIEAEIPQELRESRRQSRKDQTDRMAAAFDDAMRHHGLTDRSEWLAQEGDPTITAAVRGRYADLIVVGQPDPDRDRDQPVAQPADLLFECGRPLLVVPYAGRFATIGERVLVGWNGSREAARAVGDALPLLTAAKRVVVMAANPKPGPNGLGDEPCADIARHLSRHGCRVEATHVATDVVEPGDTLLNMAADESCDLLVMGAYGRSRFRELVLGGMTRFMLRHMTVPVLMSH